In a genomic window of Gossypium arboreum isolate Shixiya-1 chromosome 7, ASM2569848v2, whole genome shotgun sequence:
- the LOC108477206 gene encoding beta-amyrin 16-alpha-hydroxylase CYP87D16-like yields the protein MEMMVRSVWLFVFPLLVTSIRWIYRWRNPKCKGTLPPGSMGLPLLGETLSLLVTAKSIDIHPFFKERMSRYGPLFKTSLAGRSIVISADPDFNSFLFQQEGKLVEVWYMDSFAKLLRQDTTAASGYVHKYLRHLVLNHFGVETLKHRLLPQLERAINQRLQEWVKQPEVQLKDQTAAMIFEFTAKHMLSYEPEKSSDTIALNLSNFLEGLMAFPIRVPGTAFYRCKKRQQKVIQVISKLVEERMNSGEGGRISKTDFLDQIVEDMRTESFLTKEFATHVLFGILLASFETVSSTIALAIKYLSDHPSLLQQLTEEHEQILNKKRRDCNPGLEDGLEWEDYKSMHFTNNVINESLRLANVAPGILRRVIKDIHVNGYIIPQGWAIMVVPAALQLNPEAFEDPLTFNPSRWKNIGSNATAKNFMAFGGGNRTCAGAEFSKVLMAIFLHVLVTKYRWKKMKGGDVVRAPTLGFANGFTISVLEKEA from the exons ATGGAGATGATGGTGAGGTCTGTTTGGCTTTTCGTGTTTCCTTTGCTTGTAACAAGTATTAGGTGGATTTATAGGTGGAGGAACCCTAAATGTAAAGGAACACTGCCTCCAGGTTCGATGGGACTCCCACTTTTGGGAGAGACCCTCAGTTTACTTGTCACAGCCAAGTCCATAGACATCCATCCTTTTTTTAAGGAAAGAATGAGTAGGTATGGTCCACTGTTCAAAACAAGTTTAGCAGGTAGATCAATTGTGATATCGGCGGATCCCGATTTCAATAGTTTCTTGTTTCAACAAGAAGGTAAACTTGTTGAGGTGTGGTACATGGATTCCTTCGCAAAATTGCTTCGCCAAGATACTACAGCAGCAAGTGGCTATGTACACAAATATCTGAGGCACCTTGTTTTGAATCACTTTGGTGTTGAGACTCTTAAACACAGGCTGCTGCCTCAACTAGAACGTGCCATAAATCAAAGATTGCAGGAGTGGGTTAAGCAGCCGGAGGTACAACTCAAAGACCAAACAGCTGCA ATGATATTTGAATTTACTGCGAAGCACATGCTTAGTTACGAACCCGAAAAATCCTCAGATACTATAGCCCTAAACCTATCCAACTTCTTGGAGGGACTGATGGCATTTCCTATACGCGTCCCCGGTACTGCTTTCTACAGATGTAAAAAG AGGCAGCAAAAAGTAATACAAGTAATAAGTAAATTAGTGGAAGAGAGAATGAATTCGGGAGAAGGTGGACGAATTAGCAAAACAGATTTTCTGGACCAAATTGTCGAAGACATGAGGACAGAATCATTCTTGACAAAGGAATTTGCCACTCATGTTCTCTTTGGAATCCTCCTGGCTAGCTTTGAGACTGTTTCTTCCACTATTGCCTTAGCCATCAAGTATTTATCCGACCATCCTTCTTTACTACAACAACTTACG GAGGAGCATGAGCAGATTCTTAATAAGAAAAGAAGAGATTGTAATCCTGGACTTGAAGATGGACTTGAATGGGAGGATTACAAATCCATGCATTTTACTAATAAc GTCATCAATGAGTCGCTTAGATTAGCAAATGTTGCTCCAGGGATCTTAAGAAGGGTTATAAAAGACATTCATGTCAATG GGTACATAATACCACAAGGTTGGGCTATCATGGTTGTGCCTGCAGCCCTACAGCTTAATCCTGAGGCTTTCGAAGATCCTCTTACCTTCAACCCTTCAAGATGGAAG AACATTGGAAGCAATGCGACGGCAAAGAATTTCATGGCATTTGGAGGAGGCAATAGGACATGTGCGGGAGCAGAGTTCAGCAAGGTCCTGATGGCTATATTTTTACACGTTTTGGTAACCAAGTACAG GTGGAAAAAGATGAAGGGGGGAGATGTGGTTCGTGCACCCACTCTGGGATTTGCCAACGGTTTCACCATAAGTGTTTTGGAAAAGGAAGCGTAG